In Macadamia integrifolia cultivar HAES 741 chromosome 5, SCU_Mint_v3, whole genome shotgun sequence, a single window of DNA contains:
- the LOC122078800 gene encoding glycosyltransferase BC10-like, protein MTTTTVRTPMKQGVLPADWVAPKEQLWHSMREKELMWLASMSPLVEDYPFNRTPKVAFMFLTRGRLPLRPLWERFFSRHHGLFSIYLHCPPDFNEEPPQSSVFFNRRILSKPVQWGRATMIDAERRLLANALLDLSNERFVLLSETCIPVFNFTTVYNYLINSNHSFLGSFDDPRPVGRGRYNKRMWPIVVSLSDWRKGSQWFEVHRKLAIQIISDQKYYPVVRQHCRRSCHMDEHYLPTLVTKLHPDLNSNRSITWVDWTNGGSHPRRFVGRDVSQSLLNRVRCGFNCSYNGNYTSSICFLFARKFHPSTLELLLRSSPAMFGFDP, encoded by the exons ATGACAACCACGACGGTAAGGACGCCAATGAAGCAAGGAGTACTACCAGCAGATTGGGTAGCCCCTAAGGAGCAGCTATGGCACTCGATGAGAGAAAAAGAGCTGATGTGGCTGGCATCTATGTCGCCCCTTGTCGAGGACTACCCCTTCAACAGGACTCCAAAGGTTGCATTCATGTTCTTGACCAGGGGTAGACTCCCACTCCGACCACTTTGGGAGAGGTTCTTCAGTAGACACCATGGATTGTTCTCCATCTACCTCCATTGCCCACCTGATTTTAACGAGGAACCACCCCAATCTTCTGTGTTTTTCAACCGTAGGATACTAAGCAAG CCAGTCCAATGGGGAAGAGCAACAATGATCGATGCAGAGAGGCGCCTATTAGCCAATGCACTCCTGGACTTGTCTAATGAGAGATTTGTATTGCTCTCCGAGACATGCATTCCTGTATTCAATTTCACTACAGTCTACAACTACCTCATCAACTCCAATCACAGCTTCCTTGGCTCTTTCGACGACCCACGCCCTGTAGGCCGTGGTCGATACAACAAGCGGATGTGGCCAATTGTAGTATCCCTCTCTGATTGGCGCAAAGGGTCCCAGTGGTTTGAAGTGCACCGGAAGCTCGCAATTCAGATAATTTCTGACCAGAAGTACTATCCGGTCGTCCGACAACATTGCAG GCGTTCATGTCACATGGACGAACATTACTTGCCAACCCTTGTGACTAAGCTCCACCCGGACCTGAACTCGAATAGGAGCATCACTTGGGTGGATTGGACAAATGGTGGTTCGCACCCAAGAAGGTTCGTCGGGAGGGATGTTTCTCAGTCATTGTTGAACCGGGTTCGGTGTGGTTTTAATTGCTCTTACAATGGTAATTATACTAGTTCAATTTGCTTCCTCTTTGCAAGGAAATTTCATCCCAGCACTTTGGAGCTATTGTTAAGGAGTTCTCCAGCAATGTTTGGTTTTGATCCTTGA